In Drosophila pseudoobscura strain MV-25-SWS-2005 chromosome 4, UCI_Dpse_MV25, whole genome shotgun sequence, the following proteins share a genomic window:
- the LOC4817913 gene encoding centrosomal protein of 104 kDa isoform X2 translates to MAKKIPFNVVFASDEDVNFPASELNTHGPTVHGWRSTVDGSLTTHDIILRFQQPAKIYRIQLLAHQYLIPEKVELWLHYSPKSLPSTPSSQYFDFLGFVALADNANTNYKSRELQSVTVTPRRGTHLKLRLIGSQDNEYNRTGQISLLAVNVLGEDLDVGTGSNGNGNGNGEDHIGSEAPPLDTATGELALASICDDLLFSMYVEESIVKYIRELEQRKTLAVSSERFEYARKLKLCMTALRTAGERLGRYSLAKRQAVQQEDFTTAKLRKEQMEMYRASVLRQLQVQQLLESQGVQSTNDQSCEIYAGGKPSLPPAPSLQEVAHALAEAALSPKSITSQSQDDKSSTDGSLGQASNESVVAVPASSVPAPTVPSALHATPTHTGGWRKSHDEIPQSPRLPSRHSSPMCSRQGSLRRRNKSVPRNSYEDYEERAIPTLRQECQGNALLEADPNRGRSRLNDRERRQAALPILVFGSELVEQFYSRQFQDREDGLMRLRNFLKELEVVEVPSNEHAASPNKVARSAALLLHRAVRDAVYSVFSQATETVRVLFLEYVPGRVSPSEVARCVDRLLPELLAKSGDPSARLHTLAQHTILSIAACPEVAEQSLVAPALSRSVGSGTHQRLAMSRLQMLEQLVHTQGISTDKHSGLTCRALSECGCSGIHHPAEPVRKVAERILLLVYKINPRMVRKQLPPDDDITRRNLLYRQLFTEFDKLDLDRKQELLEASKYVGGHSSGDAATPPTDKPTTSSDASRLLKSKSGQGLGLAASSSNGYASCNGKQQYNEQLKRSMLSASNSRKGSASNSESTEDNTPKIHCPFCNWSCAGSDATQLDRHYWKACPFLTKCPQCSQVLEVAALNYHLTTECDAKESYVVCTRCTESVHKQLYELHQMEDYCRELKTGAARCPLCHDDVHLPVDGGWKLHLLSAAGCPGNIRKKNPKKSN, encoded by the exons ATGGCCAAGAAAATACCATTTAATGTAGTATTTGCCTCAG ATGAGGATGTCAACTTTCCGGCCAGCGAACTGAATACACATGGACCCACTGTGCACGGCTGGAGGAGTACGGTGGACGGCAGCTTGACCACGCATGATATAATTCTACGTTTCCAGCAGCCGGCGAAGATCTACCGCATACAACTGCTAGCCCACCAGTATCTCATAC CTGAGAAAGTTGAGCTCTGGCTGCACTATTCACCCAAGTCTTTGCCCAGCACCCCGTCGTCGCAATACTTTGATTTCCTTGGTTTTGTGGCTCTGGCCGATAATGCCAACACAAACTACAAGTCCCGGGAGCTGCAGAGCGTTACCGTCACGCCGAGGCGGGGCACACATCTGAAGCTGCGCCTCATCGGATCCCAAGACAATGAGTACAACAGAACGGGGCAGATCTCTCTGCTGGCCGTCAATGTGCTGGGCGAGGACCTGGACGTGGGCACTGGtagcaatggcaacggcaacgggaaTGGCGAGGATCACATTGGCAGCGAGGCCCCACCCCTGGACACGGCCACCGGGGAATTGGCGCTGGCCTCCATTTGTGATGACCTGCTCTTCTCCATGTACGTGGAGGAGTCCATTGTGAAGTACATTAGGGAACTGGAACAGCGTAAAACTCTGGCGGTCAGCTCGGAAAGATTTGAATACGCCCGGAAGCTGAAGCTCTGCATGACAGCACTGCGGACGGCGGGAGAGCGTTTGGGACGCTATTCGCTGGCCAAAAGACAAGCGGTGCAGCAGGAGGACTTCACTACAGCCAAGCTAAGGAAGGAGCAGATGGAAATGTATCGAGCATCTGTTCTCAGGCAGCTGCAAGTGCAGCAGCTCCTGGAGTCCCAGGGCGTCCAGAGCACGAATGATCAGAGCTGTGAGATCTATGCCGGAGGAAAGCCCAGTCTGCCGCCAGCTCCGAGCCTTCAGGAAGTAGCTCACGCCTTGGCTGAGGCGGCCCTAAGTCCCAAGAGCATTACCAGCCAGAGTCAGGACGATAAATCTTCGACAGACGGTTCTTTGGGACAGGCTAGCAATGAGAGTGTGGTGGCCGTGCCAGCGTCATCTGTCCCAGCCCCAACAGTACCATCAGCCCtgcatgccacgcccacacataCTGGTGGTTGGCGGAAGTCCCATGACGAGATACCTCAATCGCCGCGCCTACCATCGCGCCACAGTTCGCCCATGTGCAGCCGGCAGGGATCCCTGCGGCGACGCAACAAGAGTGTTCCGCGCAACTCATACGAGGACTACGAGGAGCGCGCCATACCTACATTAAGACA GGAGTGCCAAGGCAATGCCCTGCTGGAAGCCGATCCAAACCGGGGACGTTCGCGCCTCAACGATCGCGAACGTCGCCAGGCAGCCCTTCCCATTCTGGTCTTTGGCAGTGAGCTG GTGGAGCAATTCTATTCGCGGCAGTTTCAGGATCGAGAGGATGGTTTGATGAGACTGCGAAACTTTCTAAAGGAGCTGGAGGTGGTAGAGGTACCCAGCAATGAGCACGCAGCCAGTCCGAATAAGGTGGCACGCAGTGCTGCCCTGCTGCTTCATCGAGCCGTGCGAGACGCAGTCTATTCCGTCTTTAGCCAGGCCACAGAAACGGTCCGCGTCCTGTTTCTGGAATATGTGCCAGGACGTGTGTCGCCCAGTGAGGTTGCACGCTGTGTGGACCGCCTGCTGCccgagctgctggccaagtcCGGCGATCCTTCGGCCCGCCTGCACACCCTGGCCCAGCACACCATACTCAGCATTGCCGCCTGTCCGGAAGTAGCCGAGCAGAGTCTGGTGGCTCCGGCCCTCTCACGCAGCGTAGGCTCCGGCACCCATCAGCGTTTGGCCATGAGCCGCCTTCAAATGCTCGAGCAGTTGGTGCACACCCAGGGCATCAGCACGGACAAGCACAGTGGACTGACCTGCCGGGCACTCTCAGAATGCGGCTGTTCTGGTATCCATCATCCAGCCGAGCCCGTGCGCAAGGTGGCAGAACGCATTCTCCTACTTGTCTACAAGATCAATCCTCGCATGGTGCGCAAGCAGCTGCCTCCCGACGACGACATCACTCGTCGCAATCTCCTCTACAGACAACTGTTCACCGAATTTGACAAGCTGGACCTGGACCGCAAGCAGGAGCTGCTCGAGGCCAGCAAATATGTGGGGGGACACAGTTCCGGAGATGCAGCCACTCCACCGACAGACAAGCCCACAACCAGCTCGGATGCCTCGCGTCTGCTTAAGAGTAAAAGCGGCCAGGGGCTGGGCCTTGCTGCCAGTTCCAGCAACGGATATGCCAGTTGCAACGGAAAACAGCAATACAATGAGCAGCTGAAACGTTCCATGCTATCCGCATCGAATTCTCGAAAGGGGTCTGCCTCCAATTCGGAATCCACCGAGGACAACACACCCAAGAT ACATTGTCCTTTTTGTAACTGGTCGTGTGCTGGCAGTGATGCCACCCAACTGGATCGACACTACTGGAAGGCCTGTCCGTTTCTCACCAAGTGCCCACAATGCAGTCAAGTGCTAGAGGTAGCTGCGCTCAACTATCACCTGACTA CGGAATGCGATGCCAAGGAGAGTTATGTGGTCTGCACCCGCTGTACGGAATCGGTGCACAAGCAGCTCTACGAGCTGCATCAGATGGAGGATTATTGTCGTG AACTGAAAACTGGTGCGGCTCGGTGTCCACTCTGCCATGACGATGTGCACTTACCTGTGGATGGCGGCTGGAAGTTGCATCTCCTTAGCGCCGCCGGGTGTCCCGGGAATATACGcaaaaaaaatccaaagaaaTCAAACTGA
- the LOC4817913 gene encoding centrosomal protein of 104 kDa isoform X1 translates to MAKKIPFNVVFASDEDVNFPASELNTHGPTVHGWRSTVDGSLTTHDIILRFQQPAKIYRIQLLAHQYLIPEKVELWLHYSPKSLPSTPSSQYFDFLGFVALADNANTNYKSRELQSVTVTPRRGTHLKLRLIGSQDNEYNRTGQISLLAVNVLGEDLDVGTGSNGNGNGNGEDHIGSEAPPLDTATGELALASICDDLLFSMYVEESIVKYIRELEQRKTLAVSSERFEYARKLKLCMTALRTAGERLGRYSLAKRQAVQQEDFTTAKLRKEQMEMYRASVLRQLQVQQLLESQGVQSTNDQSCEIYAGGKPSLPPAPSLQEVAHALAEAALSPKSITSQSQDDKSSTDGSLGQASNESVVAVPASSVPAPTVPSALHATPTHTGGWRKSHDEIPQSPRLPSRHSSPMCSRQGSLRRRNKSVPRNSYEDYEERAIPTLRHSNTNEFLRECQGNALLEADPNRGRSRLNDRERRQAALPILVFGSELVEQFYSRQFQDREDGLMRLRNFLKELEVVEVPSNEHAASPNKVARSAALLLHRAVRDAVYSVFSQATETVRVLFLEYVPGRVSPSEVARCVDRLLPELLAKSGDPSARLHTLAQHTILSIAACPEVAEQSLVAPALSRSVGSGTHQRLAMSRLQMLEQLVHTQGISTDKHSGLTCRALSECGCSGIHHPAEPVRKVAERILLLVYKINPRMVRKQLPPDDDITRRNLLYRQLFTEFDKLDLDRKQELLEASKYVGGHSSGDAATPPTDKPTTSSDASRLLKSKSGQGLGLAASSSNGYASCNGKQQYNEQLKRSMLSASNSRKGSASNSESTEDNTPKIHCPFCNWSCAGSDATQLDRHYWKACPFLTKCPQCSQVLEVAALNYHLTTECDAKESYVVCTRCTESVHKQLYELHQMEDYCRELKTGAARCPLCHDDVHLPVDGGWKLHLLSAAGCPGNIRKKNPKKSN, encoded by the exons ATGGCCAAGAAAATACCATTTAATGTAGTATTTGCCTCAG ATGAGGATGTCAACTTTCCGGCCAGCGAACTGAATACACATGGACCCACTGTGCACGGCTGGAGGAGTACGGTGGACGGCAGCTTGACCACGCATGATATAATTCTACGTTTCCAGCAGCCGGCGAAGATCTACCGCATACAACTGCTAGCCCACCAGTATCTCATAC CTGAGAAAGTTGAGCTCTGGCTGCACTATTCACCCAAGTCTTTGCCCAGCACCCCGTCGTCGCAATACTTTGATTTCCTTGGTTTTGTGGCTCTGGCCGATAATGCCAACACAAACTACAAGTCCCGGGAGCTGCAGAGCGTTACCGTCACGCCGAGGCGGGGCACACATCTGAAGCTGCGCCTCATCGGATCCCAAGACAATGAGTACAACAGAACGGGGCAGATCTCTCTGCTGGCCGTCAATGTGCTGGGCGAGGACCTGGACGTGGGCACTGGtagcaatggcaacggcaacgggaaTGGCGAGGATCACATTGGCAGCGAGGCCCCACCCCTGGACACGGCCACCGGGGAATTGGCGCTGGCCTCCATTTGTGATGACCTGCTCTTCTCCATGTACGTGGAGGAGTCCATTGTGAAGTACATTAGGGAACTGGAACAGCGTAAAACTCTGGCGGTCAGCTCGGAAAGATTTGAATACGCCCGGAAGCTGAAGCTCTGCATGACAGCACTGCGGACGGCGGGAGAGCGTTTGGGACGCTATTCGCTGGCCAAAAGACAAGCGGTGCAGCAGGAGGACTTCACTACAGCCAAGCTAAGGAAGGAGCAGATGGAAATGTATCGAGCATCTGTTCTCAGGCAGCTGCAAGTGCAGCAGCTCCTGGAGTCCCAGGGCGTCCAGAGCACGAATGATCAGAGCTGTGAGATCTATGCCGGAGGAAAGCCCAGTCTGCCGCCAGCTCCGAGCCTTCAGGAAGTAGCTCACGCCTTGGCTGAGGCGGCCCTAAGTCCCAAGAGCATTACCAGCCAGAGTCAGGACGATAAATCTTCGACAGACGGTTCTTTGGGACAGGCTAGCAATGAGAGTGTGGTGGCCGTGCCAGCGTCATCTGTCCCAGCCCCAACAGTACCATCAGCCCtgcatgccacgcccacacataCTGGTGGTTGGCGGAAGTCCCATGACGAGATACCTCAATCGCCGCGCCTACCATCGCGCCACAGTTCGCCCATGTGCAGCCGGCAGGGATCCCTGCGGCGACGCAACAAGAGTGTTCCGCGCAACTCATACGAGGACTACGAGGAGCGCGCCATACCTACATTAAGACA TTCAAATACTAATGAATTTTTAAGGGAGTGCCAAGGCAATGCCCTGCTGGAAGCCGATCCAAACCGGGGACGTTCGCGCCTCAACGATCGCGAACGTCGCCAGGCAGCCCTTCCCATTCTGGTCTTTGGCAGTGAGCTG GTGGAGCAATTCTATTCGCGGCAGTTTCAGGATCGAGAGGATGGTTTGATGAGACTGCGAAACTTTCTAAAGGAGCTGGAGGTGGTAGAGGTACCCAGCAATGAGCACGCAGCCAGTCCGAATAAGGTGGCACGCAGTGCTGCCCTGCTGCTTCATCGAGCCGTGCGAGACGCAGTCTATTCCGTCTTTAGCCAGGCCACAGAAACGGTCCGCGTCCTGTTTCTGGAATATGTGCCAGGACGTGTGTCGCCCAGTGAGGTTGCACGCTGTGTGGACCGCCTGCTGCccgagctgctggccaagtcCGGCGATCCTTCGGCCCGCCTGCACACCCTGGCCCAGCACACCATACTCAGCATTGCCGCCTGTCCGGAAGTAGCCGAGCAGAGTCTGGTGGCTCCGGCCCTCTCACGCAGCGTAGGCTCCGGCACCCATCAGCGTTTGGCCATGAGCCGCCTTCAAATGCTCGAGCAGTTGGTGCACACCCAGGGCATCAGCACGGACAAGCACAGTGGACTGACCTGCCGGGCACTCTCAGAATGCGGCTGTTCTGGTATCCATCATCCAGCCGAGCCCGTGCGCAAGGTGGCAGAACGCATTCTCCTACTTGTCTACAAGATCAATCCTCGCATGGTGCGCAAGCAGCTGCCTCCCGACGACGACATCACTCGTCGCAATCTCCTCTACAGACAACTGTTCACCGAATTTGACAAGCTGGACCTGGACCGCAAGCAGGAGCTGCTCGAGGCCAGCAAATATGTGGGGGGACACAGTTCCGGAGATGCAGCCACTCCACCGACAGACAAGCCCACAACCAGCTCGGATGCCTCGCGTCTGCTTAAGAGTAAAAGCGGCCAGGGGCTGGGCCTTGCTGCCAGTTCCAGCAACGGATATGCCAGTTGCAACGGAAAACAGCAATACAATGAGCAGCTGAAACGTTCCATGCTATCCGCATCGAATTCTCGAAAGGGGTCTGCCTCCAATTCGGAATCCACCGAGGACAACACACCCAAGAT ACATTGTCCTTTTTGTAACTGGTCGTGTGCTGGCAGTGATGCCACCCAACTGGATCGACACTACTGGAAGGCCTGTCCGTTTCTCACCAAGTGCCCACAATGCAGTCAAGTGCTAGAGGTAGCTGCGCTCAACTATCACCTGACTA CGGAATGCGATGCCAAGGAGAGTTATGTGGTCTGCACCCGCTGTACGGAATCGGTGCACAAGCAGCTCTACGAGCTGCATCAGATGGAGGATTATTGTCGTG AACTGAAAACTGGTGCGGCTCGGTGTCCACTCTGCCATGACGATGTGCACTTACCTGTGGATGGCGGCTGGAAGTTGCATCTCCTTAGCGCCGCCGGGTGTCCCGGGAATATACGcaaaaaaaatccaaagaaaTCAAACTGA
- the LOC4817914 gene encoding cytochrome b561 domain-containing protein 2: MAEGSTGATAWLQVQSLLNSINHMLIFLVATFFFVLARSLDFKDTAMHMFMTGIGFHVLIAQAMMSHYKVNPITRWLSHRNKSRFHGILQIIGGAMVLLGGLGKFSNKEVHFNTWHGRVGSAATFFCAASIVGGLANYFQPKLALKLFPPSELRFRHNLFGLVTYSLGMGAIYLGYYSKFFTKHVDNDFIPGMMLVTSLVYVLTIISPVSSLLSKLKYRRQKKQEKVK; the protein is encoded by the exons ATGGCAGAGGGATCCACCGGAGCCACCGCCTGGCTGCAGGTACAAAGTCTCTTGAACAGCATTAATCATATGCTGATCTTCTTGGTGGCCACCTTCTTCTTTGTCCTGGCCCGCAGCCTGGACTTCAAGGATACGGCAATGCACATGTTTATGACCGGAATTGGT TTCCACGTCCTTATCGCCCAGGCCATGATGTCCCACTATAAGGTTAACCCCatcacccgctggctgtcacACCGCAACAAGTCGCGTTTCCATGGCATTCTGCAAATCATCGGCGGCGCAATGGTCCTACTGGGGGGCCTGGGCAAGTTCTCCAACAAGGAGGTTCACTTCAACACCTGGCATGGGAGAGTTG GCTCTGCTGCTACCTTTTTTTGCGCCGCCAGTATTGTGGGTGGTCTGGCCAACTATTTCCAGCCAAAGTTGGCCCTAAAGTTGTTCCCCCCCTCGGAGCTGCGTTTCCGCCACAATCTGTTCGGCCTGGTCACCTATTCCCTGGGCATGGGAGCCATCTACCTGGGTTACTACTCGAAATTCTTCACGAAACATGTGGACAATGACTTCATTCCCGGCATGATGCTGGTCACATCGTTGGTCTATGTTTTGACCATCATTTCCCCCGTTTCATCGCTGTTGAGCAAGCTGAAGTATAGGCGGCAGAAAAAGCAGGAGAAGGTCAAGTAA